The following proteins are encoded in a genomic region of Brachypodium distachyon strain Bd21 chromosome 1, Brachypodium_distachyon_v3.0, whole genome shotgun sequence:
- the LOC100824469 gene encoding histidinol dehydrogenase, chloroplastic: MPPLPNPVACLGLRGSAAAAAATPSRCRAAPQPALYVSRLPPHASASTAVSIVSCAMKSYRLSRLSDAEISGLKARPRIDFSSIFTTVNPIVEDVRVRGDAAVKDYTEKFDKVVLDNAVVRVSDLPDAELDPAVKEAFDVAYDNIYAFHISQKLPEKTIENMKGVRCKRITRCIGSVGLYVPGGTAVLPSTALMLAVPAQIAGCKTVVLATPPSRDGSICKEVLYCAKKAGVTHILKAGGAQAISAMAWGTASCPKVEKIFGPGNQYVTAAKMILQNSEAMVSIDMPAGPSEVLVIADKYANPVHVAADLLSQAEHGPDSQVVLVIAGDFVDLSAIQAEISKQCSALPRGEFASKALGHSFTVFAKDMAEAISFSNMYAPEHLIINVKDAEQWEELIENAGSVFLGPWTPESVGDYASGTNHVLPTYGYARMYSGVSLNSFLKYITVQSLTEEGLRTLGPFVAKMAEVEGLEAHKRAVTLRLQEIEANVTV, encoded by the exons ATGCCTCCACTCCCCAACCCCGTCGCTTGTCTTGGTCTTCgagggagcgccgccgccgccgccgccaccccatCCCGGTGCCGAGCAGCGCCCCAGCCCGCTCTCTACGtctctcgtcttcctcctcatgcgagcgcctccaccgcag TTTCGATTGTTAGCTGCGCGATGAAGTCGTACCGGCTGTCCAGACTCAGCGACGCCGAAATTAGCGGCCTCAAGGCACGCCCTCGCATCgacttctcctccatcttcacCACG GTGAATCCCATTGTCGAAGATGTGCGTGTCAGAGGAGATGCTGCGGTTAAGGA CTATACGGAAAAGTTTGACAAGGTCGTACTCGACAATGCGGTCGTCCGTGTTAGCGATCTTCCGGATGCAGAG CTTGATCCAGCTGTAAAGGAGGCCTTTGACGTGGCGTATGACAATATTTACGCCTTCCATATTTCACAAAAGTTGCCTGAGAAGACGATTGAGAATATGAAA GGTGTAAGATGCAAAAGGATAACAAGATGCATTGGTTCTGTCGGGCTGTATGTTCCAGGTGGTACTGCAGTCTTGCCTTCAACTGCATTGATGCTTGCTGTG CCTGCACAGATTGCTGGATGCAAAACTGTAGTTCTTGCCACACCCCCCAGTCGTGATGGTAGCATATGTAAG GAGGTTCTTTACTGTGCAAAAAAAGCTGGCGTTACACACATATTGAAAGCTGGGGGAGCTCAG GCAATCTCAGCTATGGCGTGGGGAACTGCATCATGCCCAAAG GttgagaaaatctttgggccTGGTAACCAGTATGTCACTGCTGCAAAAATGATTCTTCAG AACAGTGAAGCTATGGTCTCTATAGACATGCCTGCTGGCCCTTCAGAAGTTCTGGTCATTGCAGATAAATATGCAAACCCTGTTCATGTTGCCGCTGATCTTCTATCTCAG GCAGAACATGGCCCTGATAGTCAGGTTGTTCTAGTTATCGCGGGAGATTTTGTTGATTTGAGTGCCATTCAAGCAGAAATTAGCAAGCAGTGCAGTGCTCTTCCTAGAGGAGAATTTGCTTCCAAAGCACTTGGCCACAGTTTCACTGTGTTTGCCAAAGATATGGCTGAG GCAATATCGTTCTCAAATATGTATGCTCCCGAGCATTTGATCATCAATGTAAAGGACGCCGAGCAATGGGAGGAGCTCATCGAGAATGCAG GTTCAGTTTTCTTGGGGCCATGGACACCGGAGAGCGTGGGCGACTATGCTAGCGGGACGAACCATGTCCTTCCAACCTACGGTTACGCAAGGATGTACAGCGGCGTGTCACTGAACTCCTTCCTCAAATACATCACCGTTCAGTCCCTGACTGAGGAAGGGCTGAGGACGCTGGGTCCGTTCGTCGCGAAGATGGCGGAAGTGGAAGGGCTAGAGGCGCACAAGAGAGCTGTCACTCTCAGGCTGCAAGAGATCGAGGCCAATGTAACTGTGTAG
- the LOC100823626 gene encoding uncharacterized protein LOC100823626 yields the protein MEDDDDVDGVLPAYIEEDEEEAMDAKQQRRQQSIKPRKMMPWELATPEEKAKEEVRRALEDELYEHGPKTGSGSYTRLWFLDLTVFDLDEETRYGPMRYMIEFGYHG from the exons atggaggacgacgacgatgtcGACGGCGTTCTTCCGGCCTACatcgaggaggacgaagaagagGCCATGGACGCGAAGCAGCAGCGACGCCAGCAGAGCATCAAGCCTCGGAAGATGATGCCCTGGGAGCTCGCCAcgccggaggagaaggccAAGGAGGAAGTCAGACGGGCTCTGGAGGACGAGCTCTACGAGCACGGCCCCAAGACGGGATCCGGCTCCTACACCCGCCTCTGGTTCCTCGACCTCACCGTCTTCGACCTCGACGAAGAGA CACGGTATGGTCCGATGCGCTACATGATCGAATTCGGTTATCACGGATAA
- the LOC104583414 gene encoding short-chain dehydrogenase/reductase 2b gives MTHQPPAPTTPRGRHLLGPALRLRLRSQRTFLAVRMETPPSASAAADAKQAPHRLAVVTGGNRGVGLEVCRQLAVQGVTVILTARDEKRGKDAVESICRESNLDNVILHPLDVTDDGSVTSLARYIESRYGKLDILVNNAAVIGVAADEEGLKALNLDAETWTSGRAANLLKDVFQNTYDVASNCLNTNYYGCKRVTEALLPLLNLSTSGARIVNASSLSSESKRMPNEKLRNDLSNIDIWDEARIETVLNTFMEDLKNGRLEEAGWPMMLPAYSVTKMVINLYTRILARRHPEMRINCVRPGFVKTDINWNLGILTPEQGARGPVMLALLPEDGPTGCYFDQTDMVNVW, from the exons ATGACCCACCAACCCCCGGCACCCACCACCCCACGCGGCCGCCATCTGCTCGGGCCTgctctccgcctccgcctccgctccCAACGAACCTTCCTCGCCGTCCGGATGGAGACGCCGccgagcgcctccgccgccgccgacgcgaaGCAGGCACCACACAG GCTTGCAGTGGTCACTGGTGGGAACAGAGGGGTTGGCTTGGAGGTGTGCCGCCAGCTTGCTGTACAAGGCGTGACAGTCATTCTCACGGCAAGGGATGAGAAGAGAGGGAAGGATGCCGTCGAGTCCATTTGCCGCGAGTCTAACCTCGACAACGTAATCCTCCACCCGCTCGATGTCACAGATGATGGTAGCGTCACCTCTTTAGCACGGTACATCGAGAGCAGATACGGGAAGCTTGACATTCTG GTTAACAATGCAGCAGTTATAGGAGTTGCAGCAGATGAGGAAGGCCTGAAAGCTTTGAACCTTGATGCAGAGACATGg ACATCCGGCAGAGCAGCCAATTTGCTCAAAGATGTGTTCCAGAATACCTATGATGTAGCATCGAATTGTCTCAACACCAATTACTATGGATGCAAGAGGGTAACAGAAGCTCTCCTTCCTCTATTGAATCTATCCACGTCAGGAGCAAGGATTGTCAATGCTTCCTCCCTTTCGTCAGAGTCGAAG CGAATGCCAAATGAGAAGCTAAGGAACGACTTGAGCAACATCGACATCTGGGACGAAGCGAGAATAGAAACGGTGCTGAACACTTTCATGGAAGACCTGAAGAACGGGCGGCTCGAAGAGGCAGGGTGGCCGATGATGCTGCCGGCTTACAGCGTGACGAAGATGGTGATCAACCTCTACACCAGGATCCTGGCAAGGCGGCACCCGGAGATGCGCATCAACTGCGTGCGCCCTGGCTTTGTCAAGACCGACATCAACTGGAACCTGGGGATCCTGACGCCCGAGCAAGGCGCAAGGGGACCGGTCATGCTGGCCTTGCTCCCCGAGGACGGGCCGACCGGGTGCTACTTTGATCAGACAGACATGGTGAATGTTTGGTAA
- the LOC100823928 gene encoding probable lysophospholipase BODYGUARD 4 yields MAIVRLHPSMAIVVRTLITNLLSRCPAEWRPTWAAAYVALTAAVFAFLDALDALLCLAYAFIDGVLEDSPAACCCRRRRSPADADDEEGVSDTLFLRRSFCRDALLRLVGAAAASVRRFVKSRSGGGAPEKKGTAPPPPRWSDCGCDACTAWQRKTAGAGDDDNDGGERRPLLLHSVVVHDPRPAHDKAADADAMEEEEHPAAAAVFIHGFTSSSAFWTETVFPQLNRQRRLLAVDLLGFGASPKPSDCAYTLRDHVSAIERTAMGPLQNPSSFHLVAHSMGCIVALALAAKHPDRVKSLTLIAPPYFRGEGRPVAEKKLWPPLQFGAAVMTWYEHIGRTVCFLVCKHHRLWEALLLGVCNLLPATTASRTGRLLRDLTRHTHRSAWRTMHNVVCGGARAVERSLDALAPVPVRVVHGGGDRVVPVECARELKSRLPRAELRVLDGCDHRTVVFGREKEFAGELRAFWEGSEKNTEVM; encoded by the exons ATGGCGATCGTCAGACTCCACCCATCAATGGCGATCGTCGTCCGGACCCTCATCACGAACCTGCTCTCGCGCTGCCCGGCGGAATGGCGGCCGacgtgggcggcggcgtacGTGGCGCTCACGGCCGCCGTGTTCGCCTTCCTGGACGCGCTCGACGCGCTCCTCTGCCTCGCATACGCCTTCATCGACGGCGTCCTCGAGGACAGccccgccgcctgctgctgccgccgccgccgctcgcccgccgatgccgacgacgaagaaggCGTGTCCGACACATTGTTCCTCCGCCGGAGCTTCTGCCGCGACGCGCTGCTCCGgctcgtcggcgccgcggccgcctccgtGAGGCGGTTCGTCAAgagcaggagcggcggcggcgcgccggagaagaagggaacggctcctcctcctccgcggtGGTCCGACTGCGGCTGCGACGCGTGCACGGCGTGGCAGAGGaagaccgccggcgccggagacgacgacaaCGACGGTGGCGAGCGCcggcccctgctgctgcactcTGTCGTCGTCCACGACCCGCGGCCGGCGCACGACAAAG ctgccgatgccgatgccatggaagaagaagagcaccccgcggcggcggccgtgttCATCCACGGCTTCACGTCGTCCTCCGCCTTCTGGACGGAGACCGTCTTCCCGCAACTCAACCGTCAGCGGCGGCTGCtcgccgtcgacctcctcgGCTTCGGCGCCAGCCCCAAGCCATCCGACTGCGCCTACACGCTGCGCGACCACGTGTCGGCGATCGAGCGGACCGCCATGGGTCCTCTGCAAAATCCCAGCTCCTTCCACCTCGTGGCTCACTCCATGGGCTGCATCGtcgccctcgccctcgccgccaaGCACCCGGACCGCGTCAAATCCCTCACCCTCATCGCCCCG CCCTACTTCCGGGGCGAGGGGAGGCCGGTGGCGGAGAAGAAGCTGTGGCCGCCGCTGCAGTTCGGGGCGGCGGTGATGACGTGGTACGAGCACATTGGCCGCACCGTCTGCTTCCTCGTGTGCAAGCACCACCGCCTCTGGGaggcgctcctcctcggcgtcTGCAACCTCCTGCCGGCGACGACAGCATCCAGGACAGGCAGGCTGCTGAGGGACCTGACGAGGCACACGCACCGGTCGGCGTGGCGCACCATGCACAACGTGGTGTGCGGCGGCGCCAGGGCGGTGGAGCGCAGCCTCGACGCcctggcgccggtgccggtgagGGTCGTCCACGGCGGGGGTGACAGGGTCGTCCCCGTCGAGTGCGCGAGGGAGCTCAAGTCGAGGCTTCCCCGGGCGGAGCTTCGGGTGTTGGATGGCTGTGATCACCGGACGGTGGTGTTCGGCAGGGAGAAGGAGTTCGCCGGCGAGCTCAGGGCCTTCTGGGAAGGCAGCGAGAAGAATACAGAGGTTATGTGA